One Hordeum vulgare subsp. vulgare chromosome 4H, MorexV3_pseudomolecules_assembly, whole genome shotgun sequence DNA window includes the following coding sequences:
- the LOC123448904 gene encoding mitochondrial succinate-fumarate transporter 1: MASPPSPPPRAEEPRNGGGGRAPIPPYVKAAAGSLGGVMEACCLQPIDVVKTRLQLDRAGAYRGIAHCGTTVARAEGVPALWKGLTPFATHLTLKYALRLGSNAMLQSAFKDPVTGKVSAQGRLASGFGAGVLEALVIVTPFEVVKIRLQQQKGLSTDLLRYKGPIHCAKTIVREEGIFGLWSGASPTVMRNGTNQAAMFTAKNTIDIFLWKKHEGDGKVLQPWQSMVSGFLAGTAGPICTGPFDVVKTRLMAQGRTGDIKYKGMFHAIRTIHAEEGLRALWKGLLPRLMRIPPGQAIMWTVADQVMGLYERTYLQSAQV; encoded by the exons ATGGCATCGCCCCCTTCCCCGCCGCCGCGGGCCGAGGAGCCGCGCAACGGCGGCGGAGGCAGGGCGCCGATCCCGCCCTACGtgaaggcggcggcggggtcgcTCGGCGGCGTCATGGAGGCGTGCTGCCTGCAGCCGATCGACGTCGTCAAGACCAGGCTGCAGCTCGACCGCGCGGGGGCCTACCGCGGCATCGCGCACTGCGGCACCACCGTCGCGCGCGCCGAGGGCGTGCCGGCGCTCTGGAAGGGCCTCACGCCCTTCGCCACCCACCTCACGCTCAAGTACGCGCTCCGCCTCGGCTCCAATGCCATGCTGCAGTCCGCCTTCAAGGACCCCGTCACCGGCAAGGTCTCCGCGCAGGGACGACTCGCCTCCGGGTTCGGCGCCGGCGTCCTCGAGGCCCTCGTCATCGTCACCCCATTCGAG GTGGTGAAGATTAGATTACAGCAACAAAAAGGACTAAGCACGGACCTGCTGAGATACAAAGGGCCCATACACTGTGCAAAGACAATTGTTCGCGAGGAAGGCATTTTTGGCCTGTGGTCTGGGGCATCACCAACCGTCATGCGCAACGGTACAAACCAAGCCGCGATGTTCACAGCCAAGAACACGATAGACATTTTTCTCTGGAAGAAGCATGAAGGAGACGGCAAGGTTCTCCAGCCATGGCAGTCCATGGTCTCGGGGTTCCTTGCAGGAACCGCAGGGCCGATCTGCACCGGGCCTTTCGACGTGGTGAAGACCAGGCTGATGGCCCAAGGGAGGACCGGCGACATCAAGTACAAGGGCATGTTCCATGCGATACGGACGATACACGCGGAAGAGGGCCTCCGGGCCCTGTGGAAAGGCCTGCTTCCCAGGCTCATGAGGATTCCACCTGGTCAGGCCATAATGTGGACAGTGGCT